One Myxocyprinus asiaticus isolate MX2 ecotype Aquarium Trade chromosome 20, UBuf_Myxa_2, whole genome shotgun sequence genomic region harbors:
- the LOC127411199 gene encoding serine/threonine/tyrosine-interacting protein A-like: MTVLGGGQQHGAHECGSPPQTPLYVHLIRLCILSIKGDANGLKAGIYRSMDEGNKLQFPSLPAAKEEQLDWAYPMRREMQEILPGLFLGPYSAAMKSKLSMLEKQGITHIVCVRQDIEANFIKPNFPHKFRYLVLDIADSPVENIIRYFPMTKEFIDGCLETGGKVLVHGNAGISRSVALVIAYLMETFGVKYRDAFSHVQERRFCINPNVGFVHQLQEYEAIYLAKLTIKMMSPIQLGRSFSIQAGMPGSLKRTLEEDEDFGSMQVTAAQNA; encoded by the exons ATGACTGTTCTGGGTGGAGGGCAACAGCATGGCGCGCATGAGTGCGGATCTCCTCCACAAACTCCACTTTATGTGCACTTAATTCGTCTTTGTATTCTATCCATCAAAGGGGACGCGAACGGTTTGAAAGCTGGAATATATCGCAGCATGGACGAAGGGAATAAACTCCAATTCCCGTCCCTTCCAGCCGCCAAAGAAGAGCAGCTG GACTGGGCATATCCAATGAGAAGAGAGATGCAG GAAATCCTCCCAGGCTTATTTCTTGGTCCCTATTCAGCTGCTATGAAGAGCAAG CTCTCAATGCTGGAGAAGCAGGGGATAACTCACATTGTGTGTGTCAGACAAGACATTGAGGCCAACTTCATAAAGCCAAACTTTCCCCATAAATTTAG GTATCTTGTTTTAGATATAGCAGATAGCCCTGTGGAGAATATAATTAGATATTTCCCAATG ACTAAAGAATTTATTGATGGCTGTTTAGAGACAGGGG GAAAGGTACTTGTTCACGGAAATGCAGGGATATCACGAAG tgttgCCTTAGTTATTGCTTACCTTATGGAGACATTTGGAGTGAAATACAG GGATGCCTTTAGTCATGTACAGGAGAGACGATTTTGCATTAACCCCAATGTAGGTTTTGTTCATCAGCTACAG GAATATGAAGCAATATATCTTGCCAAGCTAACCATCAAGATGATGTCACCCATTCAGTTGGGCAGGTCTTTCTCCATCCAAGCTGGGATGCCAG GAAGCCTAAAACGAACACTAGAAGAGGACGAGGACTTCGGGAGTATGCAAGTTACAGCAGCGCAAAACGCATAA